The Caenorhabditis elegans chromosome II genome has a segment encoding these proteins:
- the mltn-3 gene encoding MLt-TeN (mlt-10) related (Product from WormBase gene class mltn;~Confirmed by transcript evidence), giving the protein MGVFYYSLSTLLLLFICLKDTYAELKFEKELKVALDTKDVKASPYYKDKVLSLPISKEAGTELWQHWTDQAFSGLISAIATRRLNLVEKYDKKKHEKCSSKAHDITSHAKCLVDLESDGLKNRLLKRKKYFDQKTRSSIEKKSRTTKKSDKLKKLRSMESYEASKSAEKKKRRRTLKNSKEEPWVGSFKTARRAKRSIKVKQADSYVLKSDYDKSPFSRITKNLQESVRIFKNKDRVSKWQDIIARIRDESFRLKTRKQAENLQRKRMRVFQDAKRIRSNESGSMEERKRRKQVDGSLRSFASMEKYIDDEELKEMFHQKTSNMTEEEKMMLVPIDMIRQATKIGLGLTGHNTTDFDGKNLKVMSPRFMSILPEDKEGKGNEVDLLSPSLFSLHDEGTDIEKKTSFRSLLGSAMTDTDTQNFLDLLVEATGVAEAVEDAEHKMIDAQRMKDDAMGRGPDGQPLYFTKENITERFPSEARKIELMEKLDKTYSIEQLKDMNQTGYTVLTPKQMQLMYGKQSPFKNPKLLRTYKNMTRAEIHRSIHSTIKDVADKKLKFDVRQKDIVLSPIVNTPIINNPALASQALILSPALFVPLIQSPAVFGTVVLSPWLFVPVILSPRVLSPVILDPFMFVPIVLSPLALVPVVLSPGVFNPFILSPLVLCPFVLSPQVMTPLILSPFALTPLILNPLLMSPVILSPFVLSPQVLSPQFLTGIVLSPSALSPAIQSDGKLVTVIASPSLLS; this is encoded by the exons atgGGAGTCTTCTACTATAGTCTTTCCACTCTTCTTTTGTTATTTATATGTCTCAAAG ACACATATGCCGagctgaaattcgaaaaagaacTGAAAGTGGCACTTGACACAAAAGATGTAAAGGCTTCTCCTTACTACAAGGACAAAGTGCTTTCACTGCCAATTTCCAAAGAAGCTGGTACAGAGCTATGGCAGCATTGGACGGATCAGGCCTTTTCCGGACTGATTTCAGCGATTGCTACTAGAAG gTTAAATTTAGTTGAGAAATATGACAAGAAAAAGCATGAAAAGTGCTCTTCAAAAGCTCATGATATCACTAGTCACGCAAAATGTCTCGTTGATTTGGAGAGTGATggattgaaaaatcgattgctCAAGAGAAAAAAGTACTTTGATCAGA AGACCCGCAgctctattgaaaaaaagtctaGAACAACCAAGAAGTCAGATAAGCTGAAGAAGCTAAGAAGTATGGAAAGCTATGAAGCATCTAAAAGTgctgagaagaagaagagaagaagaactctgaaaaattccaaagaagAACCATGGGTGGGCTCGTTCAAGACAGCCAGAAGAGCCAAGAGGTCGATCAAAGTGAAGCAAGCAGATAGCTATGTGTTGAAGTCGGATTATGATAA ATCCCCATTCTCCCGAATTACGAAAAATCTGCAAGAAAGCGTGcgaatctttaaaaataaagaccGTGTCTCCAAATGGCAGGATATCATCGCACGGATTCGAGATGAAAGTTTCCGACTCAAGACACGTAAGCAAGCCGAGAATCTGCAGAGAAAACGGATGAGAGTATTCCAAGACGCGAAGAGAATCCGATCAAATGAGAGTGGCTCAATGGAGGAGCGGAAGAGAAGGAAGCAGGTGGATGGATCGTTAAGG AGTTTCGCTAGCATGGAGAAATACATCGATGACGAGGAGCTAAAAGAGATGTTCCATCAGAAAACTTCCAACATGACAGAGGAAGAGAAAATGATGCTGGTCCCAATTGACATGATACGACAGGCCACAAAAATTGGACTTGGGCTCACTGGACACAACACAACtgattttgatggaaaaaatctcaaagtgATGAGTCCTCGGTTTATGAGTATCTTACCGGAAGATAAAGAGGGCAAAGGAAACGAG GTTGATCTACTCTCCCCATCACTATTCTCTCTGCATGACGAGGGAACTGATATTGAGAAGAAAACTTCTTTCCGCTCACTATTGGGATCTGCGATGACTGACACCGACACCCAGAACTTTTTAGATTTACTGGTAGAAGCTACTGGAGTAGCCGAAGCTGTGGAAGACGCTGAGCACAAAATGATAGATGCTCAGAGAATGAAAGATGATGCGATGGGAAGAGGTCCTGATGGTCAACCACTTTATTTTACAAAAGAGAATATCACAGAGAGATTTCCATCGGAAGCGAGGAAGATAGAGTTAATGGAGAAGTTGGATAAAACCTATTCAATTGAACAACTGAAAGATATGAATCAAACTGGATATACTGTATTGACACCGAAGCAAATGCAACTGATGTACGGAAAACAGTCTCCGTTCAAGAATCCAAAGTTATTGAGGACTTATAAGAATATGACGAGAGCAGAGATTCATAGATCGATTCACAGTACGATTAAGGATGTGGCAGATAAGAAGTTGAAATTCGAT gtcCGCCAAAAAGACATCGTCCTCTCCCCAATCGTCAACACACCAATCATCAACAACCCTGCCTTAGCATCCCAGGCACTCATCCTCTCCCCAGCCCTCTTCGTCCCCCTGATTCAATCTCCCGCCGTATTCGGAACCGTGGTGCTCTCTCCATGGCTCTTCGTCCCCGTAATTCTGTCGCCTCGTGTGCTGAGCCCGGTAATCCTCGACCCGTTCATGTTCGTCCCAATCGTCCTATCCCCATTGGCGCTGGTCCCGGTAGTCCTGTCGCCAGGGGTATTCAATCCATTCATCTTGTCCCCACTAGTCCTGTGCCCCTTCGTTCTGTCCCCTCAAGTCATGACCCCACTGATTTTGTCGCCATTCGCACTGACCCCCTTGATCCTGAACCCGCTACTCATGTCTCCAGTAATACTGTCACCATTCGTGCTATCCCCACAAGTGTTGTCACCTCAGTTTTTGACCGGAATCGTTTTATCCCCGTCTGCACTGTCACCAGCTATTCAGTCGGATGGAAAATTGGTTACAGTCATCGCCTCTCCAAGTTTGCTTAGTTAA